The following coding sequences are from one Paenarthrobacter ureafaciens window:
- a CDS encoding Gfo/Idh/MocA family protein, with protein sequence MSHAAGAAFGPLGSGPVGVGIIGAGVISKQYLDNLTSFPDVRVLAIGDLFEEAAAARAAEYGIPAHGGVDAVLGHPEVEIVINLTIPAAHVEVATLAVNAGKHVWSEKPFSLDRESGLGLLKAADAAGVRLGCAPDTFLGAGLQTARRMIERGDIGTPLTALTLMQSPGPESWHPNPAFLFQDGAGPLFDIGPYYLTTLVQTFGSIRRVAAFGSKSRESRIIGSGPKAGESFEVTVPTHVSSILEFEGGESAQSIFSFDSPLKRAGFVEITGTEATIAFPDPNMFDGDVRICTLGSDDWTVVPSVGSTASRGAGVLEMARAIREGRPHRAQGELAFHILDTMASISESIDNRAFVDVESSAAKVPALPEDWDPTAATLSA encoded by the coding sequence ATGAGCCACGCCGCAGGAGCAGCGTTCGGTCCACTGGGTTCAGGTCCCGTGGGAGTCGGCATCATCGGTGCCGGCGTCATCAGCAAGCAGTACCTGGACAACCTCACCAGCTTCCCCGATGTACGGGTCCTCGCCATCGGCGACCTGTTCGAGGAAGCAGCGGCAGCCCGGGCTGCCGAATACGGAATTCCCGCCCACGGAGGTGTGGACGCCGTCCTCGGCCATCCTGAGGTCGAAATCGTCATCAACCTGACCATTCCTGCTGCCCACGTCGAGGTGGCTACCCTCGCCGTCAACGCCGGCAAGCACGTGTGGAGCGAGAAGCCCTTCTCCTTGGACCGGGAAAGCGGGCTTGGCCTGCTGAAGGCCGCGGACGCTGCCGGTGTACGCCTTGGCTGTGCTCCCGACACCTTCCTCGGTGCCGGGCTGCAGACGGCGCGGCGGATGATCGAGCGCGGAGACATCGGCACCCCGCTGACCGCTCTGACCCTGATGCAGTCACCGGGACCTGAGTCATGGCACCCCAACCCGGCCTTCCTCTTCCAGGACGGCGCCGGACCCCTTTTCGACATCGGCCCTTACTACCTCACAACGCTGGTGCAGACCTTCGGCAGCATCCGCCGCGTGGCCGCCTTCGGATCCAAGTCCCGCGAATCGCGCATCATCGGTTCCGGGCCCAAGGCCGGGGAAAGCTTCGAGGTCACGGTCCCCACGCATGTCAGCTCCATCCTCGAGTTCGAGGGCGGCGAGTCCGCCCAGAGCATTTTCAGCTTCGACTCACCGCTGAAACGCGCCGGGTTCGTCGAGATCACGGGCACCGAAGCCACCATCGCCTTCCCGGACCCGAACATGTTCGACGGCGACGTCAGGATTTGCACCCTTGGCTCTGACGACTGGACGGTAGTGCCCTCCGTGGGTTCCACCGCCAGCCGGGGTGCGGGAGTTTTGGAGATGGCCCGGGCAATCCGTGAAGGCCGTCCCCACCGGGCCCAGGGTGAACTCGCGTTCCACATCCTGGACACCATGGCTTCCATCTCGGAGTCGATCGATAACCGCGCCTTTGTGGATGTGGAAAGTTCCGCAGCCAAGGTACCGGCCCTCCCCGAGGACTGGGACCCCACCGCAGCAACCCTTTCGGCCTGA
- a CDS encoding carbohydrate ABC transporter permease, with the protein MIETRNFRILRNVVLTILSLWVAVPLFVVVSTSLKPLKDVSGLFQWIPREITLAPYFDIWTTVPLAKYFQNSLIITIAATAFSVTVAVLAAYAIARLPFKGKRVFSLTVLSTQMFPGILFLLPLYLIFTQIRNITGLQLQGSYLGLIITYMTFTLPFAIWMLSGYFASIPKELEEASMIDGTGRMGALFRVILPVAKPGIIAVAVYSFISAWGEVLFASVLTNEATKTLSLGLKAYASESDVFWNQLMAASVVVSLPVLIGFILVQRHLVAGLSAGAVK; encoded by the coding sequence ATGATTGAGACCCGCAACTTCCGGATCCTGAGGAACGTGGTCCTGACCATCCTGTCCCTCTGGGTCGCCGTACCGCTGTTCGTCGTAGTGTCCACCTCCTTGAAGCCGCTGAAGGACGTTTCCGGCCTTTTCCAGTGGATCCCCCGCGAAATCACGCTCGCTCCGTACTTTGATATCTGGACCACCGTGCCGTTGGCCAAGTACTTCCAGAACAGCCTCATCATCACCATCGCCGCCACTGCGTTCTCCGTAACAGTCGCTGTGTTGGCGGCCTACGCGATCGCGAGGCTGCCGTTCAAGGGCAAGCGCGTTTTCAGCCTGACCGTCCTGTCCACCCAGATGTTCCCCGGCATCCTGTTCCTGCTCCCGCTGTACCTGATCTTCACCCAGATCCGGAACATCACCGGACTGCAGCTCCAGGGTTCCTACCTCGGGTTGATCATCACCTACATGACGTTCACCCTGCCGTTCGCCATCTGGATGCTCAGCGGGTACTTTGCTTCCATTCCCAAGGAGTTGGAGGAAGCATCCATGATCGACGGCACGGGAAGGATGGGAGCGCTGTTCCGCGTGATCCTTCCGGTGGCCAAGCCGGGCATCATCGCCGTCGCGGTCTACTCATTCATCTCGGCCTGGGGCGAAGTCTTGTTCGCCTCGGTCCTGACCAATGAGGCCACCAAGACGCTGTCCCTCGGTTTGAAGGCCTATGCCAGCGAATCCGACGTGTTCTGGAACCAGCTCATGGCCGCATCGGTTGTGGTCAGCCTGCCGGTCCTCATCGGATTCATCCTGGTCCAGCGGCACCTGGTGGCCGGCCTCTCAGCGGGCGCCGTCAAGTAG
- a CDS encoding sugar phosphate isomerase/epimerase family protein encodes MSYSIQLYTVRKALEEDLAGTIQRLADIGFTMVEPYRFVAKAAELKKALAENNLTAPSGHAPLLSDDQDAIFEAARQLGIGTVIDPHVPIERWNSIEDIKATAEQLNAAAAKGAEYGVRVGYHNHWWEVESVIDGKTAIEHLADNLAPEVVLELDTYWAAVGGQDPAELLAKLGDRVKFIHIKDGPVTSDPSSQLAVGDGKMPIWDVLAAAGSLEAGVVELDDFQGDMFEAVRDSYNYLSAGKVSA; translated from the coding sequence GTGTCATACTCGATCCAGCTCTACACGGTCCGAAAGGCCCTGGAAGAGGATCTTGCTGGAACCATCCAACGTTTGGCTGACATCGGGTTCACCATGGTGGAGCCCTACCGGTTCGTTGCCAAGGCAGCGGAACTCAAGAAAGCACTTGCCGAAAACAACCTCACTGCACCCTCCGGGCACGCTCCCCTGCTGAGCGATGACCAGGACGCCATCTTCGAAGCGGCCCGGCAGCTGGGAATCGGCACCGTGATCGATCCGCACGTTCCGATCGAGCGCTGGAACAGCATCGAAGACATCAAAGCCACCGCAGAACAGCTCAACGCGGCCGCGGCCAAAGGCGCGGAATACGGCGTCCGCGTGGGCTATCACAACCACTGGTGGGAAGTTGAGTCCGTCATTGACGGAAAGACCGCCATTGAACACCTTGCCGACAACCTCGCTCCCGAAGTGGTCCTGGAACTGGACACGTACTGGGCCGCAGTGGGCGGACAGGATCCGGCCGAACTCCTGGCCAAACTCGGTGACCGCGTGAAGTTCATCCACATCAAGGACGGTCCCGTCACCTCCGACCCCTCCAGCCAACTGGCGGTCGGCGACGGAAAGATGCCCATCTGGGACGTCCTCGCAGCAGCAGGTTCCCTGGAAGCCGGCGTTGTTGAACTCGACGACTTCCAGGGCGACATGTTCGAGGCCGTCCGCGACAGCTACAACTACCTCAGCGCAGGAAAGGTCTCCGCATGA
- a CDS encoding ABC transporter substrate-binding protein has protein sequence MKNPLKVLSALTATAALALGMTACGGGDNTQASSDTITYWASDQGNSLDDTAAKLKPSLDRFTEKTGVKVKLEVIGWTDLYNRILTAVTSGDGPDVLNIGNTWAVTLQETGAFEPVEGELLDAIGGKDRFLQTSWSTGGAEGKTPTSIPLYGLAYNMYYNTKMFKEAGIEKPPVTWEEFVADAKKLTKDTNGDGKPDQWGFTAAGASVSANSHQAFIRGLQNGGTLFDKDGKPTFDSDPQVAGVKQWVDLMAVDKVMSPSDAELSQGAQKVDNLINGKAAMMFDQSPLKNFAARDFKDWGVAPVPMMTADATGDRATQSHVAGINLSVFKNSKNKANAIKLAAFLTSDEEQVALNKAYSSLPVVTEASKDAAFQTEEVKAKNDALANHSLPMPLIAKEGQMETLTGTAIKNLFAKAATGTVSEDDIKAALKDANNQMAAAQ, from the coding sequence ATGAAGAACCCCCTGAAAGTCCTATCGGCGCTGACGGCCACGGCCGCGCTCGCATTGGGCATGACCGCGTGTGGCGGCGGAGATAATACGCAGGCCTCCTCCGACACCATCACGTACTGGGCGTCGGACCAGGGCAACAGCCTTGACGACACCGCAGCAAAGCTGAAGCCCAGCCTGGACCGCTTCACGGAGAAGACAGGAGTCAAGGTCAAGCTGGAAGTCATCGGCTGGACCGACCTTTACAACCGCATCCTGACGGCTGTCACCAGCGGCGACGGTCCGGATGTCCTGAACATCGGCAACACGTGGGCCGTGACGCTGCAGGAGACGGGTGCTTTCGAGCCCGTGGAAGGTGAGCTCCTGGACGCGATCGGCGGCAAGGACCGCTTCCTGCAGACCAGCTGGTCCACCGGTGGAGCCGAGGGCAAGACGCCCACGTCCATCCCGCTCTACGGCTTGGCGTACAACATGTACTACAACACGAAGATGTTCAAGGAAGCAGGCATCGAAAAGCCTCCTGTGACCTGGGAAGAATTCGTCGCTGACGCCAAGAAGCTGACCAAGGACACCAACGGCGACGGCAAGCCGGACCAGTGGGGCTTCACCGCTGCCGGCGCATCTGTTTCCGCCAACTCCCACCAGGCCTTTATCCGCGGCCTGCAGAACGGCGGCACGCTCTTCGACAAGGACGGCAAGCCGACGTTCGACAGCGATCCGCAGGTGGCTGGTGTCAAGCAGTGGGTCGACCTGATGGCAGTGGACAAGGTGATGTCGCCGTCGGACGCCGAACTTAGCCAGGGCGCCCAGAAGGTGGACAACCTCATCAACGGCAAGGCAGCCATGATGTTCGACCAGAGCCCGCTGAAGAACTTCGCCGCACGCGACTTCAAGGACTGGGGCGTAGCCCCCGTCCCCATGATGACCGCCGACGCGACGGGCGACCGCGCCACCCAAAGCCACGTGGCCGGTATCAACCTGAGTGTGTTCAAGAACAGCAAGAACAAGGCGAACGCCATCAAGCTTGCCGCGTTCCTGACCAGCGATGAGGAGCAGGTTGCCCTGAACAAGGCATACTCCTCCCTGCCGGTGGTGACCGAAGCCTCCAAGGACGCTGCGTTCCAGACCGAGGAGGTCAAGGCCAAGAACGATGCCCTGGCCAACCACTCCCTGCCCATGCCGCTGATCGCGAAGGAAGGGCAGATGGAGACCCTCACGGGTACCGCGATCAAGAACCTCTTTGCCAAGGCAGCAACCGGAACTGTTTCCGAAGACGACATCAAGGCGGCCCTGAAGGACGCCAACAACCAGATGGCCGCGGCCCAGTAA
- a CDS encoding carbohydrate ABC transporter permease, translating to MSHSTLDSGKTAAGSTNAANPEPGGPATAAPAPRKRRRSFLPYGLIAPAALLELLIHIGPMLLGFWIAFISLTQLNLTNWLNAPFVGLQNFINGLNPESTIGQAFFSTVGRTLGYTILVVGFSWVLGMAGAVFLSSNFKGRAILRTFFLVPYALPAYVGTIAWAFMFNQRDGAVNQILVDTLHLFGDERPFWLLGENSFGAMVIVNVWQLWPFAFLMLMAALQNVPNDVYEAAAIDGATLWQQFRTITLPMVRPANGVLLMVMSLWTFNQFNIPFVLFGATSPKEATLISPLIYQNSFGSWNFGLGGAMSVLLLIALFIASVFYIRMVLPKGADND from the coding sequence ATGTCCCACTCAACGCTGGACAGCGGCAAGACCGCTGCAGGCAGCACCAACGCTGCCAATCCTGAGCCCGGCGGGCCAGCCACCGCCGCGCCTGCGCCCCGGAAGCGGCGCCGTTCCTTCCTCCCCTACGGCCTGATCGCCCCGGCCGCCCTCCTTGAACTCCTGATCCACATCGGCCCCATGCTCCTGGGTTTCTGGATCGCTTTCATCTCCCTGACCCAGCTGAACCTGACCAACTGGCTCAACGCCCCGTTCGTCGGCCTGCAGAACTTCATCAACGGCCTGAACCCGGAAAGCACCATTGGTCAGGCCTTCTTCAGCACCGTGGGCCGCACCCTGGGCTACACCATCCTGGTGGTGGGCTTCTCCTGGGTCCTGGGCATGGCCGGCGCAGTGTTCCTCTCCTCCAATTTCAAGGGCCGCGCCATCCTGCGGACCTTCTTCCTGGTCCCCTACGCCCTTCCTGCGTACGTCGGAACCATCGCCTGGGCCTTCATGTTCAACCAGCGCGACGGTGCCGTGAACCAGATCCTGGTGGACACACTCCACCTCTTCGGCGACGAACGGCCCTTCTGGCTCCTGGGTGAAAACTCCTTCGGCGCCATGGTGATCGTCAACGTCTGGCAGCTGTGGCCTTTCGCGTTCCTGATGCTCATGGCCGCCCTGCAAAACGTGCCCAACGACGTCTACGAGGCAGCAGCCATTGACGGCGCAACCCTGTGGCAGCAGTTCCGCACCATCACCCTGCCCATGGTGCGCCCGGCCAACGGCGTGCTCCTCATGGTGATGTCGCTGTGGACCTTCAACCAGTTCAACATTCCGTTCGTCCTCTTCGGTGCCACGTCGCCGAAGGAAGCCACACTCATCTCGCCGCTGATCTACCAGAACTCGTTCGGCAGCTGGAACTTCGGCCTGGGCGGAGCCATGAGCGTCCTGCTGCTGATCGCCCTGTTCATCGCTTCTGTCTTCTACATCCGCATGGTGCTGCCCAAGGGAGCCGACAATGATTGA
- a CDS encoding ROK family transcriptional regulator has protein sequence MTSAPANDAGKEPSAPEAGSLSRAGDLFQLLRDGQARTRAELALTTGLARSTVASRIDALISSGLVGPAGEASSSGGRPPSRFAFNPAARVVLAVDVGATHVIVAVTDLGGKILAEQRLKQDVSDGPDIVLGRVIAAGKELLAEAGREMGDLAGMGIGLPGPVEHDTGRPVKPPIMPGWDGFDVVPYVQRSLPVPVLVDNDVNIMALGERTAYWPEHENFLFIKVATGIGAGIISSGELQRGANGTAGDLGHVRVPRGDEVLCRCGNYGCLEALASGPAVARQLHELGLDASTGADVLRLVGEGNLQAIQALRQAGRDVGDVLATVVNLLNPSMIVIGGSVGEAGEHLVAGIREVVYRRSLPLATTHLRIGISMAGDRAAILGASQMVTQYVLSPAVIEATLQATG, from the coding sequence ATGACTTCAGCCCCCGCGAACGACGCCGGAAAAGAGCCCTCTGCGCCGGAGGCCGGAAGTCTTTCCCGCGCTGGTGACCTCTTCCAGCTGCTCCGTGACGGGCAGGCCCGCACCCGCGCCGAACTCGCGCTGACCACCGGACTCGCGCGCTCCACCGTTGCGTCCCGCATCGACGCACTCATCAGCTCCGGGCTCGTAGGACCCGCGGGCGAGGCAAGCTCCAGTGGCGGGCGCCCGCCGTCGCGCTTTGCCTTCAACCCGGCCGCCCGCGTGGTCCTGGCTGTCGACGTCGGCGCCACGCACGTGATTGTTGCGGTCACGGACCTCGGAGGGAAAATCCTTGCCGAGCAGCGGCTCAAGCAAGACGTCTCCGACGGCCCGGACATCGTGCTGGGGCGCGTCATAGCCGCAGGCAAGGAACTGCTCGCCGAGGCAGGACGGGAAATGGGCGACCTCGCCGGCATGGGCATTGGCTTGCCCGGACCCGTGGAACACGACACCGGCCGGCCGGTGAAGCCGCCGATCATGCCGGGTTGGGACGGGTTCGACGTCGTCCCTTACGTCCAGCGCTCGCTGCCTGTCCCGGTTTTGGTGGACAACGACGTGAACATCATGGCACTCGGCGAACGGACCGCTTACTGGCCGGAGCACGAGAACTTCCTGTTCATCAAGGTGGCCACGGGCATCGGTGCCGGCATCATCAGCAGCGGAGAGCTGCAGCGCGGCGCCAACGGAACCGCCGGGGACCTGGGCCACGTCCGCGTACCCCGCGGCGACGAGGTGCTGTGCCGTTGCGGCAACTACGGGTGCCTCGAAGCGCTGGCCTCAGGTCCCGCCGTCGCGCGCCAACTCCACGAGCTTGGGCTGGACGCGTCAACCGGCGCCGACGTGTTGCGGCTGGTCGGTGAGGGGAACCTGCAAGCGATCCAGGCCCTGCGGCAGGCGGGGCGAGACGTCGGGGATGTCCTGGCCACGGTGGTCAACCTGCTGAACCCGTCCATGATCGTGATCGGCGGCAGCGTCGGCGAGGCCGGGGAACATCTCGTGGCCGGTATCCGCGAGGTCGTGTACAGGCGTTCCCTGCCGCTGGCCACCACCCACCTGCGGATCGGCATCTCCATGGCCGGGGACCGCGCTGCCATCCTGGGCGCGAGCCAGATGGTTACCCAGTATGTCCTGTCTCCCGCGGTGATCGAAGCCACGCTGCAGGCAACCGGCTGA
- a CDS encoding molybdopterin-dependent oxidoreductase gives MAALAGVVSAAVVLAVAELVGAFFTARATPLFALGATFIDFTPPWLKDFAIATFGTNDKAALLVGMGLTIAVLACVLGVVAYRKWALGVLGVLFMGAVIVACVLTRAGVQPADAIPSIAGTFAGLAVLRLLLLPVWRLKAWPEIPADMATDADTPDGGRVTSRRRFFAAAGVTAAAAGIAATGGRLLSAARNNIAQARDALRLPVPSRPAAPVPANVQSPVKGVLPWLTPNKDFYRIDTALSVPEINVEDWELRVHGMVEEEITLTFQDLLDAELIESHVTLTCVSNPVGGKLVGNAKWLGMPLRDVLAKARPKEGADMVLSRSIDGFSASTPLEVLQEAGRDAMLAIGMNGEPLPLEHGYPVRMVVPGLYGFVSATKWVVDLEVTRFADSKAYWTERGWSERGPIKTMARVDVPASFAKLPAGKVAVGGSAWAQTRGITKVEVQIDDGDWVEATLSDEASTITWRQWSYEWDATPGNHYVRARATDGTGEVQTDKRADPVPDGASGWPSVMVTVE, from the coding sequence ATGGCCGCGCTGGCGGGGGTGGTATCGGCCGCGGTTGTTCTGGCAGTCGCGGAGTTGGTCGGTGCGTTCTTCACGGCCAGGGCAACGCCGTTGTTCGCTCTGGGGGCCACCTTCATTGATTTCACGCCGCCGTGGTTGAAGGATTTCGCGATCGCAACGTTCGGTACCAATGACAAGGCCGCCCTCTTGGTTGGGATGGGCCTGACCATTGCGGTTCTGGCGTGTGTGTTGGGTGTGGTTGCCTACCGGAAGTGGGCGTTGGGGGTCCTGGGCGTGCTGTTCATGGGTGCCGTGATCGTGGCCTGTGTCCTAACGCGGGCCGGGGTGCAACCCGCGGACGCTATTCCATCCATTGCAGGAACTTTTGCCGGGCTGGCGGTCCTGCGCCTGCTTCTCCTGCCGGTGTGGCGGTTGAAGGCTTGGCCGGAAATCCCGGCGGATATGGCAACCGACGCCGACACTCCCGACGGCGGCCGCGTCACCAGCCGCCGTCGCTTCTTTGCCGCTGCCGGTGTGACGGCGGCGGCGGCCGGTATCGCTGCTACCGGTGGCCGGTTGCTGAGCGCGGCCCGGAATAACATCGCCCAGGCCCGGGATGCACTAAGGCTTCCTGTGCCCTCCAGGCCAGCTGCCCCCGTACCGGCGAATGTCCAGTCGCCGGTGAAGGGTGTGTTGCCATGGTTGACGCCGAACAAGGATTTCTACCGGATCGATACAGCCTTGAGCGTTCCCGAAATCAACGTTGAGGATTGGGAACTGCGGGTCCATGGGATGGTCGAAGAGGAGATCACGCTGACTTTCCAGGACCTGCTCGACGCGGAGCTGATCGAATCGCACGTCACGCTCACCTGCGTCTCCAACCCGGTGGGCGGAAAATTGGTCGGTAACGCGAAATGGCTGGGGATGCCCCTGCGCGATGTCCTGGCCAAGGCACGCCCGAAGGAGGGCGCGGACATGGTCCTGTCCCGCTCCATTGACGGGTTCAGCGCCTCCACTCCGTTGGAAGTCCTGCAGGAGGCTGGCCGGGATGCGATGCTGGCCATCGGCATGAACGGCGAACCCCTGCCCCTCGAACACGGCTACCCGGTGCGCATGGTGGTTCCAGGACTGTACGGCTTTGTCTCCGCAACCAAGTGGGTCGTCGACCTGGAAGTCACCCGCTTCGCAGACAGCAAGGCCTACTGGACCGAGCGGGGGTGGTCCGAGCGGGGACCTATCAAGACCATGGCGAGGGTGGACGTCCCGGCGTCCTTTGCGAAACTGCCGGCCGGGAAGGTCGCTGTCGGTGGCTCCGCCTGGGCCCAAACCCGGGGCATCACCAAAGTGGAGGTGCAGATAGACGACGGCGACTGGGTGGAAGCCACGCTGTCGGACGAAGCGTCCACCATCACGTGGAGGCAGTGGTCGTACGAGTGGGACGCAACGCCCGGCAACCACTATGTCAGGGCCCGCGCGACGGACGGCACCGGCGAAGTGCAGACAGACAAACGCGCCGATCCCGTACCGGATGGAGCCTCCGGCTGGCCCTCAGTCATGGTCACTGTGGAATAG
- a CDS encoding Gfo/Idh/MocA family protein, whose protein sequence is MNTAHTPALSQDSSTARPLGVAAIGYAFMGKAHSNAWRNVASFFDVPAFEQKVLVGRDATQVAEAAAKYGWAESATDWREVIERDDIHVIDICAPGWMHAEIAVAALEAGKHVLVEKPLANTLVEAELMTAAAAKARARGVQSMIGFNYRRVPALALARELIVEGRLGTVRHVRAAYLQDWLSDAESPMTWRLRKETAGSGALGDIASHAIDQVLFLLGDAVTEVTGRLQTFVDHRPGEAGLEEVTVDDAAWATLTLTSGAIASVEVSRVATGQKNSLKLEIYGDKGTILFDLEALNELGFLDATVPVREQGFRRILVNEPEHPYLEAWWPQGHIIGWEHTFTHQVRDFLLAIQDGTQPSPSFEEGLNVQHVLAAIEESAAAKSSLIQLSSTTEGA, encoded by the coding sequence ATGAACACGGCGCATACGCCAGCGCTGTCGCAGGACAGCAGCACAGCCCGCCCCCTGGGCGTGGCCGCCATCGGTTACGCCTTCATGGGGAAGGCCCACTCGAATGCATGGCGGAATGTGGCCAGTTTCTTCGACGTCCCGGCCTTTGAGCAGAAAGTGCTCGTGGGCCGGGACGCAACCCAGGTGGCCGAAGCCGCCGCCAAGTACGGCTGGGCCGAATCGGCGACCGATTGGCGTGAAGTCATTGAGCGGGACGACATCCACGTCATCGACATCTGCGCCCCCGGCTGGATGCACGCTGAAATCGCCGTCGCCGCCCTCGAAGCCGGCAAACACGTCCTGGTCGAAAAACCCCTCGCCAATACCCTCGTCGAGGCCGAACTCATGACCGCCGCCGCAGCGAAGGCCCGCGCCCGGGGCGTGCAGTCCATGATCGGCTTCAACTACCGGCGCGTCCCCGCACTGGCCCTGGCCCGGGAGCTGATAGTGGAGGGCCGGCTCGGCACTGTCCGCCACGTCCGCGCCGCCTACCTCCAGGACTGGCTTTCCGACGCCGAATCCCCCATGACGTGGCGGCTCCGCAAGGAGACAGCGGGCTCGGGAGCGCTCGGGGACATCGCCTCCCACGCGATCGACCAGGTCCTCTTCCTCCTCGGCGACGCCGTCACCGAGGTCACCGGCCGCCTCCAGACGTTCGTTGACCACCGCCCCGGCGAGGCAGGACTGGAAGAAGTAACGGTCGACGACGCCGCTTGGGCCACGCTGACCCTCACCTCCGGAGCAATCGCCTCCGTGGAAGTCTCCCGTGTAGCCACGGGACAAAAGAACTCCCTCAAACTTGAGATCTATGGCGACAAGGGCACCATCCTGTTCGACCTCGAAGCCCTCAACGAGCTCGGCTTCCTGGACGCCACCGTTCCCGTGCGGGAACAGGGTTTCCGGCGGATCCTGGTCAACGAACCCGAACACCCGTACCTTGAGGCATGGTGGCCGCAAGGACACATCATCGGGTGGGAACACACCTTCACCCACCAGGTCCGCGATTTCCTCCTGGCCATCCAGGACGGAACCCAACCGTCGCCGTCGTTCGAGGAGGGTCTGAACGTCCAGCACGTCCTGGCCGCTATCGAAGAGTCCGCAGCCGCCAAAAGCTCATTGATCCAACTGTCCAGCACCACCGAAGGAGCCTGA
- a CDS encoding sugar phosphate isomerase/epimerase family protein yields the protein MPRPYTLFTGQWADLPLEEVAKLASGWGYDGLEIAVSGDHLDAWRWDEPGYVESKLELLDKYNLKVWAISNHLKGQAVCDDPIDFRHEAIVGSRVWGDGNPEGVRQRAAEEMKHTARLAKALGVDTVVGFTGSSIWQYVAMFPPVPEKVIDAGYQDFADRWNPILDVFDEQGVKFAHEVHPSEIAYDYWTTQRTLEAIGHREAFGLNWDPSHMMWQGIDPVSFIWDFKDRIYHVDCKDTKVRQTGRNTVLGSHLAWGDPRRGWDFVSAGRGDVPWEASFRALSAIGYNGPISIEWEDAGMDRLHGAPEALAALKKFDFPASQTSFDAAFKQG from the coding sequence ATGCCCCGCCCGTACACCCTGTTCACCGGCCAGTGGGCCGACCTCCCCCTCGAGGAAGTCGCCAAGCTTGCCTCGGGCTGGGGCTATGACGGCTTGGAAATCGCCGTCTCCGGAGACCACCTGGACGCCTGGCGCTGGGATGAACCCGGCTACGTCGAATCCAAGCTCGAACTCCTGGACAAGTACAACCTCAAAGTCTGGGCCATCTCCAACCACCTCAAAGGCCAAGCCGTCTGCGATGACCCCATCGACTTCCGCCACGAAGCAATCGTGGGCTCTCGCGTGTGGGGCGACGGGAACCCCGAAGGCGTCCGCCAGCGCGCCGCCGAAGAAATGAAACACACCGCCCGACTCGCCAAGGCTTTGGGGGTGGACACCGTAGTGGGATTCACCGGCTCCTCGATCTGGCAGTACGTGGCCATGTTCCCGCCCGTCCCGGAAAAAGTCATCGACGCCGGCTACCAGGACTTCGCCGACCGATGGAATCCCATCCTGGACGTCTTCGACGAACAAGGGGTGAAGTTCGCCCACGAAGTCCACCCGTCCGAGATCGCCTACGACTACTGGACCACTCAGCGCACGTTGGAGGCGATCGGGCACCGGGAGGCGTTCGGCCTGAACTGGGACCCCTCCCACATGATGTGGCAAGGCATCGATCCCGTCTCCTTCATCTGGGACTTCAAGGACCGGATCTACCACGTGGACTGCAAGGACACGAAGGTCCGCCAAACCGGCCGTAACACGGTCCTGGGCTCCCACCTCGCGTGGGGCGACCCCCGCCGCGGTTGGGACTTCGTCTCCGCCGGACGCGGCGACGTGCCTTGGGAAGCCTCCTTCCGCGCCCTGTCCGCGATCGGCTACAACGGCCCCATCAGCATCGAATGGGAAGACGCCGGCATGGACCGCCTCCACGGCGCCCCCGAAGCCCTCGCTGCCCTGAAAAAGTTCGACTTCCCCGCCTCGCAAACCTCTTTCGACGCAGCGTTCAAGCAAGGCTAG